From Pyrenophora tritici-repentis strain M4 chromosome 1, whole genome shotgun sequence, the proteins below share one genomic window:
- a CDS encoding ribonuclease R, whose protein sequence is MEYFSLKRSTADRGQSNLSSKVYVRSTKSGKVQKIVRELYLRQDIPCSSNLCRSCLEIAPTDYSQKVSPFVLSDTPAGSTNFPNGQYLVPDTNAFLTGMDLFEVETAFHDVIVLQTVLEEVKNRSLPLYHRLISLTKNEGKRFYVFFNEFRVETYVAREPGETINDRNDRAVRKAVEWYNHHIQEAVAARSKKQSRIPTVVMITDDKDNLRKAAAEQIPGMTLSDFVSGLEKSDELLDMISAAQEQREVRSKKAQVFYPEHYTVSKMMTGVKAGTLHQGIFNVSPYNYLEGSVHVPSFDKSLLILGRENSNRAVSGDVVVVEVLPKDQWKAPSTKIIEEETVNKNDNAEAEEGETVIPEREQKALQEEVKKVHGQSAEGRPQPTARVVGIIKRNWRQYVGHIDRDSVRSSSKSSRQQQTVFLVPMDKRIPKIRIRTRQAGELLGQRVLATIDSWDRDSRYPVGHFVRSLGELESKGAETEALLLEWDVQYKPFPKTVLDCLPAEGHDWKVPASMDDPGWKGRRDLRDLLVCSIDPVGCVDIDDALHAHKLPNGNYQVGVHIADVSHFVKPNNAMDKEASQRGTTVYLVDKRIDMLPMLLGTDLCSLKPYVERYAFSVLWEVTEDADIVSSHFTKSVIRSREAFSYEQAQIRINDNSQQDDLTKGMRTLLMLSKKLKQKRMDAGALNLSSPEVKVRTESETSDPVDVETKKHLDTNSLVEEFMLLANISVAAKNYEAFPQTALLRRHAAPPKTNFEELDNQLKVKKGMELKTDSSKALADSLDKCVDPGNPFFNTLVRIMATRCMMSAEYFCAGTQAYPEFRHYGLASEIYTHFTSPIRRYADLEAHRQLAAAIEYEQLDPSLQSKAKLEAVCKNINVRHRNAQQAGRASIEYYVGQALKGKDINEEGFVMKIFSNGFVVFVPRFGIESLIRLRDLATPEPEADFDAENYVLSVKGDVKRSIELFEKVTVRITDELEESTGKRKVKLSLV, encoded by the exons ATGGAGTACTTTAGTCTCAAGCGGTCGACTGCCGATCGCGGCCAGTCCAACCTTTCCAGCAAAGTCTATGTGCGGTCCACAAAGAGTGGCAAGGTTCAGAAAATCGTGAGAGAGCTATACCTACGACAAGACATTCCGTGCTCGTCGAATCTGTGCAGGTCATGTCTGGAGATTGCACCAACCGACTACTCGCAAAAAG TATCACCTTTCGTGCTATCCGACACACCAGCAGGATCAACCAACTTCCCAAATGGCCAATATCTCGTTCCAGACACGAATGCTTTTCTTACTGGAATGGATCTGTTTGAAGTCGAAACTGCCTTCCATGATGTCATCGTCCTGCAGACTGTCCTAGAGGAAGTCAAGAACCGCTCATTACCGCTCTACCACCGTTTGATATCTTTGACCAAGAACGAGGGAAAGCGATTTTATGTATTCTTCAACGAGTTCCGAGTGGAGACCTATGTCGCCCGGGAGCCCGGAGAGACGATTAACGACAGGAATGATCGAGCCGTGCGCAAAGCAGTAGAGTGGTATAATCACCACATCCAAGAGGCGGTCGCAGCACGCAGCAAGAAGCAGAGCCGGATTCCTACGGTTGTCATGATCACAGATGACAAGGACAATCTACGGAAAGCCGCGGCCGAGCAGATACCCGGCATGACGT TATCCGACTTTGTTTCTGGACTTGAGAAATCGGATGAGCTCCTGGATATGATCAGCGCTGCGCAAGAACAGCGAGAGGTACGATCTAAAAAGGCCCAAGTCTTCTACCCAGAACACTACACAGTATCCAAGATGATGACTGGCGTAAAAGCTGGTACTTTACATCAGGGCATTTTCAACGTCTCGCCATACAACTATCTCGAGGGTTCCGTTCATGTACCCTCTTTCGACAAGTCACTCCTCATCCTAGGCCGCGAGAATAGTAATCGCGCCGTCTCTGGCGATGTAGTAGTTGTTGAAGTACTTCCTAAAGATCAGTGGAAAGCACCATCCACCAAGATCATCGAGGAGGAGACTGTGAACAAGAACGACAATGCTGAGGCCGAAGAGGGAGAGACTGTCATTCCCGAGAGGGAGCAAAAAGCACTACAAGAAGAGGTCAAGAAGGTTCATGGACAAAGCGCAGAAGGCAGGCCTCAACCTACTGCTCGCGTCGTAGGTATCATCAAGCGTAACTGGAGACAATATGTGGGTCACATCGACCGCGATTCTGTTCGCTCTTCGTCCAAATCGAGCAGACAGCAACAGACGGTTTTCCTGGTTCCCATGGACAAGCGTATCCCCAAAATTCGCATACGGACACGACAAGCTGGTGAGCTTCTCGGTCAGCGTGTCTTGGCAACCATCGACTCGTGGGATCGCGACTCCCGATACCCAGTTGGCCACTTTGTACGATCACTTGGCGAGCTTGAATCCAAAGGCGCAGAGACTGAGGCACTACTTTTGGAGTGGGACGTGCAGTACAAGCCTTTCCCAAAGACAGTCTTGGATTGTCTACCTGCTGAAGGCCACGACTGGAAAGTGCCTGCTAGCATGGATGACCCTGGATGGAAGGGACGCCGAGACCTTCGCGATCTTCTGGTCTGCTCTATCGACCCTGTCGGCTGCGTCGATATTGATGATGCTCTACACGCCCACAAATTACCGAACGGCAACTACCAGGTCGGCGTTCACATTGCGGACGTGTCACATTTTGTCAAGCCGAATAATGCCATGGACAAGGAAGCTAGCCAGCGTGGAACGACTGTTTACCTTGTCGACAAGCGTATAGACATGTTGCCCATGCTTCTTGGAACAGACCTTTGCTCGCTGAAGCCGTATGTCGAGCGCTATGCCTTCTCTGTGCTCTGGGAGGTCACCGAAGATGCGGACATCGTTTCATCACACTTTACAAAATCGGTTATCCGATCAAGAGAAGCATTCAGCTACGAACAAGCTCAAATTCGGATAAACGATAACTCACAGCAAGATGATCTTACCAAAGGCATGCGGACGTTACTTATGCTTTCCAAAAAGCTGAAGCAAAAACGAATGGATGCAGGAGCCCTCAATCTTTCATCGCCAGAAGTCAAGGTTCGCACTGAATCCGAAACCTCAGACCCAGTAGATGTTGAGACCAAGAAACACCTCGACACCAACTCGCTCGTAGAAGAGTTCATGTTGCTCGCCAATATCAGCGTCGCCGCAAAGAATTACGAAGCCTTCCCACAAACCGCTCTATTGCGGCGCCACGCCGCACCACCAAAGACAAACTTTGAAGAGCTTGACAACCAGCTCAAGGTCAAGAAGGGAATGGAGCTCAAGACCGATAGTTCCAAGGCTTTGGCCGACTCTCTCGACAAGTGTGTAGATCCCGGCAATCCCTTCTTCAACACTCTCGTCCGAATAATGGCAACGCGATGTATGATGTCCGCCGAGTACTTTTGCGCGGGTACACAAGCCTACCCCGAGTTCAGACATTACGGTCTCGCGAGTGAAATCTACACACATTTCACATCGCCCATCCGTCGTTACGCCGATCTTGAAGCCCATCGCCAGCTCGCCGCCGCAATCGAATACGAACAACTAGACCCCAGTCTGCAGTCCAAAGCCAAGCTTGAAGCTGTCTGCAAGAACATCAACGTGCGCCATCGCAATGCTCAGCAGGCTGGTCGCGCTTCCATCGAGTACTACGTCGGCCAAGCGCTAAAGGGCAAGGATATCAACGAAGAGGGGTTTGTTATGAAGATTTTCTCAAATGGTTTCGTGGTCTTTGTACCACGATTTGGTATCGAGAGTCTGATTCGCTTGAGAGATCTGGCTACGCCTGAGCCAGAAGCCGACTTTGATGCGGAGAACTATGTGCTTAGTGTCAAGGGCGATGTTAAGAGGAGCATTGAGTTGTTCGAAAAGGTTACTGTTAGGATTACGGATGAGTTGGAGGAGAGCACTGGGAAGAGAAAGGTCAAGTTGAGCTTGGTTTAG
- a CDS encoding VMA13, Vacuolar H+-ATPase V1 sector, subunit H has product MSSLDPPTYLTSIQNNIRARPISWEGAVRAKTITDEDLRKIKSIDKVRKEQRKQTIESDVGSFVTLLVGGNGSQSIFEAAAKRQDIIHYMLVLLGDMIDDIPALTSALVQHPAPYKPFLPLLKASSNNEDPVPLLTSSVLSGLLSHAVTQTSKSTPELDEALAQLFTYLSTLAKASDAGLQDIAVREYSAVLRNTKARRIFWKQRKETLSPLFDILRAAAGSAKDTDSTLYSGGASIRSTADGGISGGVGLQLLYHVLLVIWQLSFEGELVGDGLQDEHDIVILYTQLLKVSPKEKTTRLLLSTLRNLLITNRSTLLPTAVLARLPALLTSLKSRHLTDEDALEDLQALTELLEEYTKTQTTFDEYAAELHSGHLRWSPPHRNPTFWQDNARRILEENKGELPRKLAEILSKDWENDKQVLAIGCNDVACLVKEVPDKRQQLEKLGLKGRVMELMQEADESVRWESLRAVGEWLRYSFESKSEVPIR; this is encoded by the exons ATGTCGTCACTAGACCCACCCACGTACCTCACCTCGATCCAGAATAACATCCGCGCTCGGCCCATATCGTGGGAAGGTGCGGTCCGGGCCAAGACCATCACCGACGAGGACCTCAGGAAGATCAAGTCGATCGACAAGGTGCGCAAGGAGCAGCGCAAGCAGACAATCGAGTCGGACGTGGGTAGCTTTGTCACGCTGCTCGTGGGTGGAAATGGGTCACAGAGCATCTTCGAGGCAGCAGCAAAGCGTCAGGACATCATTCACTACATGCTGGTCCTATTAGGGGATATGATTGACG ATATACCTGCCCTCACATCCGCTCTCGTCCAGCACCCAGCACCCTACAAGCCGTTCCTACCGCTTCTGAAAGCTTCATCCAACAATGAAGACCCCGTGCCGCTTCTCACCTCGTCTGTACTGTCCGGGCTACTGTCGCATGCCGTCACACAGACTTCCAAGAGCACTCCCGAGCTCGACGAGGCACTAGCCCAGCTCTTCACCTACCTCTCGACGCTCGCAAAGGCATCCGACGCCGGCCTTCAGGATATCGCGGTTCGCGAATACTCTGCTGTACTTCGTAATACAAAGGCAAGACGCATCTTTTGGAAGCAGAGGAAGGAGACGCTAAGCCCTCTTTTTGATATTCTGCGGGCCGCAGCGGGGTCAGCCAAGGATACCGACTCGACCCTCTACAGCGGCGGTGCCAGTATTCGCAGCACAGCCGATGGCGGGATATCTGGCGGTGTCGGCCTCCAGCTTCTGTACCATGTTCTGCTTGTTATTTGGCAGCTCAGTTTCGAGGGCGAGCTCGTTGGCGACGGCCTTCAAGA TGAGCACGACATTGTAATTCTGTACACACAGTTGCTCAAGGTGTCACCCAAGGAGAAAACCACTCGCCTCCTCCTTTCCACCCTCCGCAACCTCTTGATCACGAACCGCAGTACCTTACTTCCCACGGCAGTTCTCGCTCGCCTACCTGCCCTTCTTACAAGTCTGAAGTCGCGCCACCTGACTGATGAAGACGCTCTCGAGGACCTCCAGGCACTGACCGAGCTGCTTGAGGAATACACCAAGACGCAGACGACGTTTGATGAGTACGCTGCCGAACTTCACTCGGGTCACCTCCGCTGGTCACCACCTCATCGCAACCCTACTTTCTGGCAAGACAACGCCCGTCGCATTCTAGAAGAGAACAAGGGAGAGCTTCCCCGAAAGCTTGCCGAGATCTTGTCAAAGGACTGGGAAAACGACAAGCAGGTCTTGGCAATTGGTTGCAATGACGTAGCATGCTTAGTGAAAGAAGTGCCCGACAAGCGACAACAACTCGAAAAGCTGGGTCTCAAGGGCAGAGTCATGGAGCTGATGCAAGAAGCAGATGAGAGCGTACGGTGGGAGAGCTTGAGAGCCGTGGGCGAGTGGCTACGATACAGCTTCGAGTCGAAGAGCGAGGTGCCGATCAGGTAA